From Haloarcula hispanica ATCC 33960, the proteins below share one genomic window:
- the cca gene encoding CCA tRNA nucleotidyltransferase yields MSDEFDAVVEEMRARASPTDDERAQLQRVADAVMADAEAAIADLPVAAEVVQVGSTARGTWTAGDRDVDVFVCFPPSLDREALEEYGLTVGHEVLPDGREEYAEHPYVVGEREGYAVDLVPCYAVEDATEIQSAVDRTPFHTRYLQERLDDDGAGEVRVAKQFLKGIGVYGSDLRTCGFSGYLTELLVLEYGGFRAFVEAVADWYPPVRLDPEDHGSETFDDPLVVIDPTDPERNVAAVLSATNVARLQHYARDLLAEPRASLFTEDDPEPFAAPDIEAAVSQRETTPMALRFVAPDVVDDQLWPQLRKSLDGLCSELDRLGFEVLRSAAFVEDGSGDDGGRAVDSARATAGGDSGSPAQRDAVLLLEFAVAERPAVERHEGPPVHVREHASGFFEKYDDDPEVAGPFIDGDRYVVERPRAITTAAGFLSSDAVFDVGLGPRIESALEDGYEVLVGTEITALADGFGVDLADYFEPKP; encoded by the coding sequence ATGAGCGATGAGTTCGACGCCGTCGTCGAGGAGATGCGAGCACGGGCCTCGCCAACCGACGACGAGCGAGCGCAGTTACAGCGGGTCGCCGACGCGGTGATGGCCGACGCCGAAGCAGCCATCGCGGACCTGCCGGTCGCTGCGGAGGTAGTGCAAGTCGGATCGACGGCCCGCGGAACGTGGACCGCCGGCGACCGAGACGTGGACGTGTTCGTCTGTTTTCCACCGTCACTCGACCGCGAAGCGCTGGAGGAATACGGGCTGACGGTCGGGCACGAAGTCCTCCCCGATGGGCGCGAGGAGTACGCCGAACACCCCTACGTCGTCGGCGAGCGCGAGGGGTACGCCGTGGATCTGGTGCCCTGCTACGCGGTCGAGGACGCCACCGAGATCCAGTCCGCGGTCGACCGGACGCCGTTTCACACCAGATATCTGCAGGAGCGACTGGACGACGACGGCGCGGGCGAGGTGCGGGTGGCAAAGCAGTTCCTGAAGGGCATCGGTGTCTACGGGAGCGACCTCCGAACATGCGGGTTCTCGGGCTATCTGACGGAGCTGCTGGTACTCGAGTACGGCGGCTTCCGGGCGTTCGTCGAGGCAGTCGCGGACTGGTACCCGCCGGTTCGGCTGGACCCCGAGGACCACGGGAGCGAGACGTTCGACGACCCGCTGGTCGTCATCGACCCGACGGACCCGGAGCGCAACGTCGCGGCGGTGCTGTCCGCCACGAACGTCGCCAGGCTCCAGCACTACGCCCGGGACCTGCTCGCCGAACCACGGGCCTCGCTGTTCACCGAGGACGACCCTGAGCCGTTCGCAGCACCAGACATCGAAGCCGCTGTGTCACAGCGGGAAACGACGCCGATGGCGCTCCGCTTCGTCGCCCCGGACGTGGTCGACGACCAGCTCTGGCCCCAGCTCCGGAAATCCCTCGATGGGCTCTGCAGCGAACTCGACCGACTGGGGTTCGAGGTCCTGCGGTCGGCCGCGTTCGTCGAGGACGGCAGCGGAGACGACGGGGGCCGAGCCGTCGACAGTGCGAGAGCTACCGCCGGCGGCGACAGCGGATCACCAGCACAGCGGGACGCCGTCCTGCTGCTCGAATTTGCCGTCGCCGAGCGGCCGGCCGTCGAGCGCCACGAAGGGCCGCCGGTCCACGTCCGCGAGCACGCGAGCGGGTTCTTCGAGAAGTACGACGACGACCCCGAGGTGGCCGGCCCCTTCATCGACGGCGACCGCTACGTCGTCGAGCGGCCACGCGCGATCACCACAGCTGCCGGGTTCCTGTCGAGCGATGCTGTCTTCGACGTGGGGCTGGGGCCACGGATCGAGTCGGCACTGGAGGACGGCTACGAGGTACTGGTCGGCACAGAGATTACAGCGCTTGCCGACGGTTTCGGCGTCGATCTGGCGGACTACTTCGAGCCGAAGCCCTGA
- a CDS encoding energy-coupling factor ABC transporter permease: MHIPDGYIDLPLALLFGALAVVVLSVAAKRVNGEISDARAPLLGVVAASIFAAQMLDWPIPGGTSAHFVGGAFAAILLGPHLGALCVATVVTIQALVFGDGGLVVLGANVFNMAVVEVYVGYAIYRLLVPYGEFRAAFVAGWLGITAGALTAALQLGLSSAFQYQLLTTLSIMGVGHLALGLIEGAITALVYRYLARARPDLRPNAAPEVSA; the protein is encoded by the coding sequence ATGCACATTCCCGACGGATATATCGATCTACCGCTTGCGTTGCTGTTCGGTGCGCTTGCGGTCGTCGTTCTGAGCGTCGCTGCCAAGCGTGTCAACGGTGAGATTTCCGATGCGCGCGCGCCGCTGCTCGGTGTCGTCGCAGCGAGTATCTTCGCCGCACAGATGCTTGACTGGCCAATTCCCGGGGGCACCAGCGCCCACTTCGTCGGGGGCGCGTTCGCGGCGATTCTCCTCGGTCCGCACCTGGGCGCGCTCTGTGTCGCGACTGTCGTCACGATTCAGGCGCTCGTCTTCGGTGACGGCGGGCTCGTGGTGCTTGGCGCGAACGTGTTCAACATGGCTGTCGTCGAGGTGTACGTCGGCTATGCCATCTATCGCCTGCTCGTCCCTTACGGTGAATTCCGCGCGGCCTTCGTCGCGGGGTGGTTAGGAATCACGGCCGGCGCGCTGACCGCCGCCCTTCAGCTGGGCCTTTCCTCTGCGTTCCAGTACCAGTTGCTGACGACGCTGTCGATAATGGGCGTCGGGCACCTCGCGTTGGGCCTGATTGAGGGGGCCATCACCGCCTTGGTCTACCGCTATCTGGCCCGCGCTCGCCCCGACCTGCGACCGAACGCCGCCCCGGAGGTGAGTGCGTGA
- a CDS encoding histone deacetylase family protein gives MNFGYREVCLDHDTGPRHPESPDRLRAIRRALKENHGVEYVTADDADIDLVREVHDTDYIEEFREFCDDGGGNWDADTVAVEETWDAALASAGLAVWAAEAALDGNAGRDTPFSLGRPPGHHAVGDDAMGFCFINNAAVAAQAALEADAERVAIFDWDVHHGNGTQDIFYDRSDVFYASIHEDGLYPGTGDIEETGTGNADGTNLNVKYKPGADTADYLAAIDECIAPAIEDYDPDLLLISAGFDAHEHDPISRMRVSTEGYGAMTDRMRSLTDAYDAALGIILEGGYGLDTLSDSVTTVHEVFDGYQPMEPDDDVSDDARDVLDDLADQGFGSK, from the coding sequence ATGAACTTCGGCTACCGCGAGGTCTGTCTGGACCACGACACCGGGCCGCGACATCCGGAGAGTCCCGACAGACTTCGAGCGATACGGCGCGCGCTCAAGGAGAACCACGGTGTCGAGTACGTCACCGCCGACGACGCCGACATCGACCTCGTGCGCGAGGTCCACGACACCGACTACATCGAGGAGTTCCGCGAGTTCTGTGACGACGGCGGTGGGAACTGGGACGCCGACACCGTCGCGGTCGAGGAGACGTGGGACGCCGCGCTCGCGTCGGCAGGCCTCGCTGTCTGGGCGGCGGAAGCCGCGCTTGACGGCAACGCCGGCCGCGACACACCGTTCTCTCTGGGCCGACCGCCCGGCCATCACGCTGTGGGCGACGACGCCATGGGCTTCTGTTTCATCAACAACGCGGCCGTCGCGGCACAGGCGGCCCTCGAAGCCGATGCCGAGCGCGTCGCCATCTTCGACTGGGACGTCCACCACGGGAACGGTACACAGGACATCTTCTACGACCGTTCCGACGTGTTCTACGCCTCGATACACGAGGACGGCCTCTACCCCGGCACTGGCGACATTGAGGAGACCGGCACGGGGAACGCCGACGGCACGAACCTCAACGTCAAGTACAAGCCCGGCGCTGACACCGCCGACTACCTCGCCGCGATCGACGAGTGCATCGCGCCGGCCATCGAGGACTACGACCCCGACCTGTTGCTCATCAGCGCCGGCTTCGACGCGCACGAACACGACCCGATTTCACGGATGCGCGTCTCGACGGAAGGGTACGGCGCAATGACGGACCGCATGCGCTCGCTCACAGACGCCTATGACGCGGCGCTTGGAATCATCCTCGAGGGCGGGTACGGACTTGATACCCTCTCAGACTCGGTTACGACCGTTCACGAAGTCTTTGACGGCTACCAGCCGATGGAACCGGACGACGACGTCAGCGACGACGCTCGCGACGTTCTCGATGACCTCGCCGATCAGGGCTTCGGCTCGAAGTAG
- a CDS encoding DUF5790 family protein, with protein MSQSSLDDDELFGEAANEMRTDVEESLAEARDALPEADSVWDVEADNTLGVLNSLKTALDVGDAEDHLRDAKKWYTMGERADAFEDADDLAEEIETIADLIDDVDDAREQIGDLTATIPQLRSTLEEFEGEDGADAEADGDADAEAEA; from the coding sequence ATGAGTCAGTCAAGTCTGGACGACGACGAACTGTTCGGCGAGGCGGCCAATGAAATGCGCACGGACGTCGAGGAGTCGCTCGCGGAGGCTCGCGACGCGCTCCCCGAGGCCGATTCGGTCTGGGACGTGGAGGCCGACAACACGCTCGGCGTTCTGAACTCGCTCAAAACGGCACTCGACGTGGGCGACGCCGAGGACCACCTCCGCGACGCGAAGAAGTGGTACACGATGGGCGAACGCGCGGACGCCTTCGAGGACGCCGACGACCTCGCCGAGGAAATCGAAACCATCGCCGACCTCATCGACGACGTCGACGACGCCCGCGAGCAGATCGGTGACCTCACCGCGACGATCCCACAGCTCCGAAGCACGCTCGAAGAGTTCGAGGGTGAAGACGGGGCGGACGCGGAGGCGGACGGCGACGCCGATGCGGAAGCCGAAGCCTGA
- a CDS encoding DUF7544 domain-containing protein codes for MALHAVDDIDDAIDATKSFLFPFEKGTWLRMAFVVFFIGGGGVGLNNVQSFSNFGDFGGNGGPSGPGSEFQLAAPLETVMSVPGNLALQVSEPGVPSGAPDELLAGAGLLVLAVIGLFILLVLAYGILSNFMEFVLTQALIDREIHVRRYFSDHVGNGIRLFLFRLVLGVIWLGVALVIGAAVFFLALGGEAANVGTSSALALSGLFIAVFAVLAISYGIVFGFTTVFVVPLMTADDDGVLSGWSRLWGSMKGHPKQYLAYLFFSIVLQIGVGIVSAILGIIAFIVVLIPFGLVAFALYLALQNSVGVVLAGVVGLLGLLVLLVIGALIQVPLTTFLRYYAMLVLGDIDADMDPIPEVRSAIRAE; via the coding sequence ATGGCCCTCCACGCAGTCGACGATATCGACGACGCAATCGACGCGACGAAGTCGTTCCTGTTCCCGTTCGAGAAGGGAACGTGGCTCCGAATGGCGTTCGTCGTGTTCTTCATCGGTGGCGGTGGTGTCGGACTGAACAACGTCCAGTCGTTCAGCAACTTCGGTGATTTCGGCGGGAACGGCGGTCCCAGCGGCCCGGGAAGCGAGTTTCAACTGGCCGCGCCGCTTGAAACTGTGATGTCCGTGCCCGGGAACCTCGCCTTGCAAGTCTCCGAGCCCGGCGTCCCGTCCGGCGCACCGGACGAACTACTCGCCGGGGCTGGGCTCCTTGTGCTCGCCGTCATCGGCCTGTTCATCCTGCTTGTGCTCGCGTACGGCATCCTGAGTAACTTCATGGAGTTCGTGTTGACCCAGGCGCTCATCGACCGCGAGATACACGTCCGCCGATACTTCAGCGACCACGTCGGGAACGGAATACGGCTGTTCCTGTTCCGGCTTGTCCTCGGGGTTATCTGGCTCGGCGTCGCGCTCGTGATTGGTGCGGCCGTGTTCTTCCTGGCGCTCGGTGGCGAAGCCGCAAACGTCGGTACGTCGAGCGCCCTCGCGCTATCGGGACTGTTCATCGCCGTTTTCGCGGTGCTCGCGATAAGCTACGGTATCGTCTTCGGCTTCACCACGGTGTTTGTCGTCCCGCTGATGACGGCGGACGACGACGGCGTCCTCTCCGGGTGGTCGCGGCTCTGGGGGTCGATGAAAGGCCACCCCAAGCAGTACCTCGCCTACCTGTTTTTCTCCATCGTCCTCCAGATCGGTGTCGGTATCGTCAGCGCGATTCTCGGCATCATCGCATTTATCGTCGTTCTGATCCCGTTCGGGCTCGTTGCGTTTGCGCTGTATCTCGCGCTCCAGAATTCCGTCGGCGTGGTCCTGGCCGGGGTTGTCGGGCTGCTGGGGCTGCTGGTCCTGCTCGTTATCGGTGCGCTCATACAGGTCCCGCTAACGACGTTCCTGCGGTACTACGCGATGCTCGTGCTGGGTGACATCGACGCAGACATGGACCCGATTCCCGAGGTGCGCTCGGCCATCCGGGCTGAGTAG
- a CDS encoding diadenylate cyclase, with translation MSDSIERPSPTDAEREAAPESAVLDRIRGCVEDVSLAFDRWDDAHVRGPGLYVVIERDPTTAFSDPMGSNRWPVEDCPSVFDQSGALFEAAQSVAVACDGAVVVRSDGTVRPSMVRLTQLTEAEAEAVDQLPYADWMGTRHMSALETSTRDAVFAVVTLSEENGRVTVFRDGTYEDRQRGVLGEE, from the coding sequence ATGAGCGACTCGATTGAACGTCCGAGTCCCACAGACGCGGAGAGAGAGGCTGCCCCGGAGAGTGCTGTTCTCGACCGAATCAGGGGCTGTGTCGAGGACGTGAGTCTGGCGTTCGACCGGTGGGACGACGCTCACGTACGGGGGCCGGGGCTGTACGTCGTCATCGAGCGCGACCCGACGACGGCGTTTTCCGACCCGATGGGGTCGAACCGGTGGCCGGTCGAGGACTGCCCGAGCGTGTTCGACCAGTCCGGGGCGCTGTTCGAGGCGGCCCAGTCGGTTGCGGTTGCGTGTGACGGCGCAGTTGTCGTCCGCAGTGACGGCACAGTCAGACCATCGATGGTTCGGCTCACGCAGTTGACTGAAGCGGAGGCGGAAGCTGTCGACCAGCTCCCGTATGCTGACTGGATGGGGACACGACACATGAGCGCGCTGGAGACGTCCACTCGGGACGCCGTGTTTGCAGTGGTGACGCTGAGCGAGGAGAACGGGCGTGTCACTGTCTTTCGGGACGGGACCTACGAGGACCGGCAGCGCGGCGTGCTCGGTGAAGAGTAG
- a CDS encoding dihydroneopterin aldolase family protein encodes MEPTAPQEACFEAGVKFGSLYHQFAGTPISPASADSLAAAMEEAIENQPFCEAVTVSVRTEALEDAIAEGGADYTELTGRFIDVEMRIEYEGVTVETSMAMEDGYPLMQVDAVQE; translated from the coding sequence ATGGAACCCACAGCTCCGCAGGAGGCGTGTTTCGAAGCGGGCGTCAAGTTCGGGTCGTTGTATCACCAGTTCGCCGGCACCCCGATCAGCCCGGCCAGCGCCGACTCGCTCGCGGCGGCGATGGAGGAAGCCATCGAGAACCAGCCGTTCTGTGAGGCGGTCACCGTCAGCGTCCGAACAGAGGCGCTGGAAGACGCTATCGCCGAGGGCGGGGCGGACTACACCGAACTTACTGGGCGGTTCATCGACGTCGAGATGCGCATCGAATACGAGGGCGTCACGGTCGAGACAAGCATGGCGATGGAGGACGGCTACCCGCTGATGCAGGTCGACGCAGTGCAGGAGTGA
- a CDS encoding PDGLE domain-containing protein: MARDLPDWLPRALAALLVLTLLAPVFGWAAGQVGYAEPLENAAEATDATEHATAVGTALFPDYGVPGLGGATGTFVSAVVGTALTLLLGAGIGRLLGADTDQRQ, from the coding sequence ATGGCCCGGGATCTTCCCGACTGGCTACCTCGTGCCCTCGCCGCGCTGCTGGTCCTGACATTGCTCGCGCCGGTGTTCGGATGGGCGGCCGGTCAGGTCGGCTACGCCGAACCGCTCGAAAACGCCGCCGAGGCGACCGATGCGACGGAACACGCCACCGCCGTCGGTACCGCGCTGTTCCCGGACTACGGCGTCCCCGGTCTCGGTGGTGCAACCGGAACGTTCGTGTCGGCCGTCGTCGGGACGGCGCTGACGCTCCTCCTCGGTGCCGGCATCGGTCGCCTGCTCGGGGCGGATACCGACCAGCGGCAGTAG
- the azf gene encoding NAD-dependent glucose-6-phosphate dehydrogenase Azf: MDDPVLLTGAGGAVGAAILEGLEDAYEWKLMFHSPPAEEPDHEYLVGDVSSEGDVAAAMDGVSAVIHLAGDPRPEAPWDSVLENNIDGTQKMYEAAVDEGVEKFVFASSNHAVGSFETDERTPEMYRPDDQYRLDGTELPRPGNLYGVSKATGEVLGRYYHDQYGLSVCNIRIGNLTRGHPPIDYERGQAMWLSYRDCAHIHDCALQADYEYEIVYGISDNDRKYYSIERAKEALGYDPQDNSAHFDGEERVAEPEP; encoded by the coding sequence ATGGACGACCCGGTTCTGCTCACCGGCGCTGGCGGCGCTGTCGGGGCGGCCATCCTCGAAGGCCTCGAGGACGCCTACGAGTGGAAACTCATGTTCCACAGCCCACCCGCCGAGGAGCCCGACCACGAGTACCTCGTCGGGGACGTGTCCAGCGAGGGCGACGTGGCCGCGGCGATGGACGGCGTCAGCGCCGTCATCCACCTGGCCGGCGACCCCCGGCCCGAAGCCCCCTGGGACTCCGTCCTCGAAAACAACATCGACGGCACCCAGAAGATGTACGAGGCCGCTGTCGACGAGGGCGTCGAGAAGTTCGTCTTCGCGTCCTCGAACCACGCCGTCGGCTCCTTCGAAACGGACGAGCGCACGCCCGAGATGTACCGCCCGGACGACCAGTACCGCCTCGACGGGACGGAACTTCCCCGCCCCGGCAACCTCTACGGCGTCTCGAAAGCCACCGGCGAGGTGCTGGGCCGCTACTACCACGACCAGTACGGGCTCTCCGTCTGCAACATCCGTATCGGCAACCTCACGCGGGGCCACCCGCCGATAGACTACGAGCGCGGGCAGGCGATGTGGCTCTCCTACCGAGACTGTGCTCACATCCACGACTGCGCGCTCCAGGCCGACTACGAGTACGAAATCGTCTACGGGATCTCCGATAACGACCGCAAGTACTACTCCATCGAGCGCGCGAAAGAGGCACTCGGCTACGACCCACAGGACAACTCCGCGCACTTCGACGGCGAAGAACGCGTCGCCGAACCGGAGCCGTAG
- a CDS encoding DUF309 domain-containing protein translates to MRDHLRAGIAVYNEGRYHTAHDAWEAYWLDLDEGDDERFLHGLIQFTAVVHHASEENWSGAQGLAESAVEYLDGLPDPYHGVALDEVRSFLVATAADPHHAADPPTLTHNGEAIGYGALGFDATAVAAGVLAEAGRYNEAVIADAVDRARDELDGDGGSQFVGMVFSFVRERDQRPVVYQRLRDHVELEQQKDDDVRGLFE, encoded by the coding sequence GTGCGCGACCATCTCCGTGCCGGCATCGCAGTGTACAACGAAGGTCGCTACCACACCGCACACGACGCGTGGGAGGCGTACTGGCTGGACCTCGACGAAGGTGACGACGAGCGGTTTCTGCACGGTCTCATCCAGTTTACCGCAGTCGTCCACCACGCTAGCGAGGAGAACTGGTCGGGCGCGCAGGGACTGGCCGAGAGCGCGGTGGAGTACCTCGACGGCTTGCCGGACCCGTATCACGGCGTGGCGCTAGACGAGGTCCGGTCGTTCCTCGTGGCGACAGCGGCGGACCCACACCATGCAGCGGACCCGCCGACGCTGACACACAACGGCGAAGCGATTGGCTACGGCGCACTTGGTTTCGACGCCACGGCCGTCGCCGCCGGGGTGCTGGCGGAGGCTGGCCGGTACAACGAGGCGGTCATCGCCGACGCTGTTGACCGCGCGCGAGATGAACTCGACGGCGACGGCGGCTCGCAGTTCGTCGGAATGGTGTTCTCGTTCGTGCGCGAGCGCGACCAGCGCCCCGTCGTCTACCAGCGGCTCCGGGACCACGTCGAACTGGAACAGCAGAAAGACGACGACGTGCGGGGGCTGTTCGAGTAG
- a CDS encoding single-stranded DNA binding protein, with protein MGAIEDIYEDLETDVPEEEFREAVEEKVEQMGGLADEETAAMLLAHELNENEVNAIADIEPGMDEVKFLAKVMAIGDLKTFERDDEDEDGRVINVEAADESGSLRLAFWDGQAVDIDEGQLEVGDVLRVKGRPKDGYNGLEVSVDKAEPDDDATIDVEPGAGSSIDALTMGQSDVTLRGLVLDTDTIRTFDRDDGSEGRVSNLTLGDETGRIRVTLWDDRADRAEELDAGAAVEIIDGYVRERDGSLELHVGDQGAVDEVDDDVAFEPDADPIAEVELEETADIAGVVRSADPKRTFDRDDGSEGQVRNVRIQDATGDIRVALWGDKADKDIAPGDEVLAADVEIQDGWQDDKEASASWNSTVVVLDDGADLATGGAGGGASAETTDAEHAGLSSFGDGADDADTDNSGDGAAAVSAGTGDTSPDGGAQSAGQQVEFTGTVVQTGDPVVLDDGEQTMSVETGERVQLGQEITVRGELHDDRLHAEDVF; from the coding sequence ATGGGTGCGATAGAGGACATTTACGAGGACCTAGAGACGGACGTCCCCGAGGAGGAGTTCCGCGAGGCCGTCGAGGAGAAGGTCGAGCAGATGGGCGGGCTCGCCGACGAGGAGACGGCCGCGATGCTGTTGGCCCACGAGCTCAACGAGAACGAGGTCAACGCCATCGCCGATATCGAACCCGGGATGGACGAGGTGAAGTTCCTCGCCAAGGTGATGGCCATCGGCGACCTGAAGACCTTCGAACGCGACGACGAGGACGAGGACGGCCGGGTCATCAACGTCGAGGCGGCCGACGAGAGCGGCAGCCTCAGGCTCGCTTTCTGGGACGGGCAGGCCGTCGATATCGACGAGGGGCAACTGGAGGTCGGCGACGTACTCCGGGTGAAGGGTCGGCCGAAGGACGGCTACAATGGGCTGGAGGTGTCCGTCGACAAGGCGGAGCCGGACGACGACGCCACAATCGACGTGGAGCCGGGCGCTGGCTCGTCCATCGACGCGCTGACGATGGGCCAGTCCGACGTGACGCTGCGCGGGCTCGTGCTTGATACCGACACCATCCGGACGTTCGACCGGGATGACGGCAGCGAGGGCCGTGTCTCGAACCTCACGCTCGGCGATGAGACGGGGCGTATCCGGGTGACGCTGTGGGACGACCGAGCCGACCGCGCCGAGGAACTCGATGCGGGGGCGGCCGTGGAGATAATCGATGGCTACGTCCGGGAGCGGGACGGCTCGCTGGAACTCCACGTCGGCGACCAAGGGGCCGTCGACGAAGTGGATGACGACGTGGCCTTTGAGCCCGACGCTGACCCAATCGCGGAGGTCGAACTCGAAGAGACAGCCGATATTGCTGGCGTCGTGCGCTCGGCCGACCCCAAGCGGACGTTCGACCGCGACGACGGCAGCGAGGGACAGGTCCGAAATGTCCGCATCCAGGACGCGACGGGCGACATCCGCGTGGCGCTGTGGGGCGACAAGGCGGACAAGGACATCGCGCCGGGCGACGAAGTGCTCGCGGCGGATGTCGAAATCCAGGACGGCTGGCAGGACGACAAGGAGGCCTCGGCGAGCTGGAACTCTACGGTCGTCGTGCTCGACGACGGCGCGGATCTGGCGACTGGTGGCGCAGGTGGGGGAGCCAGCGCCGAGACGACCGACGCCGAACACGCCGGCCTGTCCTCCTTCGGTGACGGTGCGGACGACGCTGATACCGACAACAGCGGCGACGGGGCGGCCGCAGTCAGTGCTGGTACCGGCGACACGTCGCCGGACGGTGGCGCACAGAGCGCCGGCCAGCAGGTGGAGTTCACCGGCACCGTCGTCCAGACCGGCGACCCCGTGGTGCTGGACGACGGCGAGCAGACGATGAGCGTCGAAACCGGCGAGCGCGTGCAGTTAGGGCAGGAGATAACGGTCCGTGGCGAACTCCACGACGACCGGCTTCACGCTGAGGACGTGTTCTGA
- the cbiQ gene encoding cobalt ECF transporter T component CbiQ, with protein MSGRDLLDRTVAAIAASAQWFLLAEDLPDRDGFLQAVTPTVKLVGVATLVALTVTQRTLAVVSALALLASVLAAISRIPIRTFLGRLTGPPAFAFVVVAPQAILMGGPSLGSLPLSAAGVDYVLTFAVRVTACVGFLSVLLLTTRFADLLAAFRRLRVPSIAVSLLGITYRYLLLFFAELERMVRARRSRTIAEPSLRRNWRDSGNFVGSFLVRSLERGERVQRAARARGGTGSTPAQPREPLGRADLAFGLVVALAVVVVVA; from the coding sequence ATGTCCGGCAGAGACCTGCTCGACCGGACCGTTGCGGCCATCGCGGCCAGCGCCCAGTGGTTCCTGCTCGCTGAGGACCTGCCGGACCGGGACGGGTTTCTCCAGGCCGTCACGCCGACGGTCAAGCTCGTCGGCGTCGCGACGCTCGTCGCCCTTACCGTGACACAGCGGACGCTGGCAGTCGTCAGCGCGCTCGCGCTCCTCGCTTCGGTGCTTGCGGCCATTTCTCGGATACCTATCCGTACTTTCCTGGGGCGGCTGACCGGCCCGCCGGCGTTCGCGTTCGTCGTCGTCGCGCCACAGGCCATCCTGATGGGTGGTCCCTCGCTTGGCTCGCTCCCGCTCTCGGCCGCTGGCGTCGACTACGTGCTTACGTTCGCCGTCCGCGTAACCGCGTGTGTCGGCTTCCTGTCTGTCCTGCTGTTGACCACCCGCTTCGCCGACCTCTTGGCGGCGTTTCGCCGGCTCCGGGTCCCGTCGATTGCCGTCTCGCTGCTCGGAATCACGTACCGCTATCTGCTCCTCTTTTTCGCCGAACTCGAACGCATGGTCCGGGCTCGCCGGAGTCGAACCATCGCCGAGCCGAGCCTCCGCCGGAACTGGCGCGACTCGGGGAACTTCGTGGGCTCGTTTCTCGTCCGCAGTCTGGAACGCGGCGAGCGGGTCCAGCGGGCCGCTCGCGCTCGTGGCGGGACTGGCTCGACGCCGGCACAGCCCCGGGAACCGCTCGGGCGGGCCGACCTCGCCTTCGGACTGGTCGTCGCGCTCGCCGTCGTGGTGGTGGTCGCGTGA
- a CDS encoding histone: protein MSVELPFAPVDAVIRRNADGLRVSADAAEELARRIQDHGASLAVTAATEATTDGRKTLMPADFGIEQVPEKDGLELPVAPVDRIARLDIDDDYRVAMDARVALASLLETYADDTAAAAATLARHADRRTIKAADVETYFELEQYY, encoded by the coding sequence ATGAGTGTCGAGCTACCGTTCGCACCGGTGGATGCGGTCATTCGGCGGAACGCGGACGGGCTCCGGGTGAGTGCCGACGCTGCGGAGGAACTGGCTCGTCGAATACAGGACCACGGCGCTTCGCTTGCCGTCACAGCAGCTACCGAGGCCACCACGGACGGCCGAAAGACGCTGATGCCGGCCGATTTCGGCATCGAGCAGGTCCCGGAGAAGGACGGCCTCGAACTCCCCGTCGCGCCGGTCGACCGCATCGCACGGCTCGACATCGACGACGACTACCGCGTCGCAATGGACGCCCGCGTCGCCCTCGCGTCGCTCCTCGAAACGTACGCCGACGACACGGCCGCCGCGGCCGCCACGTTGGCTCGTCACGCTGACCGTCGGACGATCAAGGCAGCTGACGTCGAAACGTACTTCGAACTCGAACAGTACTACTGA
- the nikR gene encoding nickel-responsive transcriptional regulator NikR has protein sequence MSEDLDRISLTLPSSMVDRLDGIVDDWEYASRSEAIRDSLRDFFATYEWESGDEKHHHGTIVIVHDHHVSGIADELQTVQHEMADIITSVQHIHLSHDTCMETLVVEGAGGNITELANRLRAIGGVQQVKVVVVDE, from the coding sequence ATGAGTGAGGACCTCGACCGGATCAGCCTGACACTCCCCTCGTCGATGGTCGACCGACTCGACGGTATCGTCGACGACTGGGAGTACGCGAGCCGGTCGGAAGCCATTCGTGACTCGCTACGTGACTTCTTTGCGACCTACGAGTGGGAGTCCGGTGACGAAAAACACCACCACGGGACCATCGTCATCGTCCACGACCACCACGTCTCGGGCATCGCAGACGAGCTTCAGACGGTCCAACACGAGATGGCCGACATCATCACCTCCGTCCAGCACATTCATCTCTCCCACGACACCTGCATGGAGACCCTGGTCGTCGAGGGCGCGGGCGGCAATATCACGGAGCTAGCCAACCGTCTCCGGGCGATTGGTGGTGTCCAACAGGTCAAGGTCGTCGTCGTGGACGAGTGA